One Halobellus ruber genomic window carries:
- a CDS encoding vWA domain-containing protein — translation MDSHITFVLDSSGSMAKIRNDTIGGFNSFLEDQRTEEGSASVSLYEFNTNVETIYEGRRLTDAEELDEENYVPGGQTALYDAIVTAIDGTNSHLASLDANEPDSVVVVVLTDGKENASETSQESVQGIVEYWREEFKWEFLFIGANQDAALTAERMGMDAQKSLDMDHSGEGAEAAYDSTSARVSEVRSTGHTDGFDESDRKRQEEAGDSQ, via the coding sequence ATGGACTCGCACATCACTTTTGTCCTCGACTCCTCCGGTTCGATGGCAAAGATCCGCAACGACACGATCGGCGGTTTCAATTCATTCCTCGAAGATCAGCGTACTGAGGAGGGATCCGCATCCGTTAGTCTCTATGAGTTTAATACAAATGTCGAGACCATCTACGAGGGACGGCGCCTCACGGATGCCGAAGAACTCGACGAGGAGAACTACGTACCCGGCGGACAAACAGCGCTTTACGACGCTATTGTGACGGCAATTGACGGAACGAATTCACACCTCGCGTCGCTGGACGCAAACGAACCCGACTCCGTGGTTGTAGTCGTTCTGACCGACGGGAAGGAGAACGCCTCCGAGACATCGCAGGAGTCCGTCCAGGGCATCGTTGAATACTGGCGCGAGGAGTTCAAGTGGGAGTTCCTGTTCATCGGTGCTAACCAAGATGCCGCACTCACCGCCGAGCGGATGGGAATGGATGCACAGAAGTCACTCGATATGGACCACAGTGGGGAAGGTGCAGAGGCAGCGTACGACTCCACGAGTGCTCGCGTCAGTGAAGTCCGCTCTACGGGCCACACCGATGGATTCGATGAGTCGGATCGGAAACGGCAGGAGGAGGCTGGCGATTCACAGTAG
- a CDS encoding BREX system ATP-binding domain-containing protein, which produces MTNDSFTITDQTRDYELYDLNENPFPYSPVPEDDPELYCGQQHVAEAVSDTVSTLLGTGKSKHLVVTGKYGNGKSHTLKYARSLVRDRDDVLVGYVAQPGEGFLDIYHEFMYDVGFDGVQEIAYEFLATVARTETQADPDDAEAMRELIDSGEVLLSELVPTAIQRLSDITKFADFARAVVHMVYEDTNLYAWQWLTAEGIRYEQRKEMEIHTALDDDTMGVRAFTSFKNLLRDLGYTGVFVFIDEFEAIARLKNKTKQSTLNSIRHLMDQNGSGLSILFACAPEVWQDVMSEYHAFSERIGNEVALRPLTDEQIRELIISYLNTARPRNRDSIEPFTEESLTFVLQRSQGNIRQVLSLCSRVLDQASSKDRTLIDEAFVQDAL; this is translated from the coding sequence ATGACAAACGATTCGTTCACAATCACCGACCAGACGCGCGACTACGAGTTGTATGACCTCAACGAAAACCCGTTCCCGTACAGTCCGGTTCCCGAGGATGACCCGGAACTGTACTGTGGGCAACAACACGTTGCTGAAGCGGTCAGTGACACAGTGTCAACGTTGCTTGGGACAGGGAAGTCCAAACACTTGGTCGTCACAGGCAAGTACGGAAATGGGAAGTCACACACGCTGAAGTACGCCCGTTCGCTCGTACGGGATCGGGACGATGTGCTTGTCGGGTATGTCGCCCAACCCGGTGAGGGCTTTCTCGACATCTACCACGAATTTATGTACGATGTCGGATTCGACGGCGTTCAAGAGATCGCGTATGAATTCCTTGCGACCGTCGCCCGGACAGAAACCCAGGCCGATCCGGATGACGCCGAAGCAATGCGGGAACTCATCGATAGTGGGGAAGTCCTGTTATCTGAGCTTGTCCCGACCGCGATCCAACGGTTGAGCGATATCACGAAGTTCGCTGACTTCGCCCGTGCGGTTGTTCATATGGTGTACGAGGACACCAACCTCTACGCCTGGCAGTGGCTTACTGCAGAGGGTATCCGGTACGAGCAACGCAAGGAAATGGAGATACATACAGCCCTCGACGACGACACGATGGGCGTTCGGGCATTCACCTCGTTCAAGAACCTCTTGCGTGATTTGGGGTACACAGGCGTGTTTGTCTTCATCGACGAGTTCGAAGCCATCGCTCGCCTCAAAAACAAGACCAAGCAGTCGACATTGAATAGCATCCGGCATCTAATGGATCAAAACGGATCCGGACTTTCGATCCTCTTTGCCTGCGCCCCCGAAGTGTGGCAAGATGTAATGAGCGAGTACCACGCATTCTCTGAGCGGATTGGTAATGAGGTCGCTCTTCGACCGCTTACTGATGAGCAGATCAGGGAGTTGATTATTTCATATCTCAACACGGCCCGACCGAGGAATCGTGACTCCATCGAACCGTTTACCGAAGAAAGCCTCACTTTTGTCCTGCAGCGCTCGCAGGGTAACATCCGACAGGTGCTTTCGCTGTGTAGTCGGGTGTTAGATCAAGCCTCTTCCAAAGATCGCACCCTGATTGATGAAGCATTCGTCCAAGACGCACTCTGA
- a CDS encoding DNA repair exonuclease, with protein sequence MTTLLHVSDTHLGNRQYGSDIRKDDMAEAFDRAIDVAVDENVDAVIHTGDLFDSRTPSLPEVTRCIQTLRKLEEADIPFYGIVGNHDSKMDEQWLDLIHETGTAERLSREPTIVGGDVAVYGIDSVTKPSWHSKDFTLEPPEDSDAFTLLCMHQLLAPPIPGSEEFIADHSAEEVLDRVGIDLDALALGDYHKPEEDVVNDVPVWYAGSTERCSLTEEEPRSVSLLEVEDGSIRRRKRELDTREFAPISIEFSEGDAHSRLNDVLDQYDLKNKVGHITLRGERTALTSSDVYSAVMDRGAAVAKINDDRGRQELNLGDGPEGDIQNPDEIIDEQIANENLSETALSIDERVRGDEGLPNSKDGVADEIEEDIKQAQKEAFSDDRADSAEEVAE encoded by the coding sequence ATGACAACACTCCTCCACGTCAGCGATACTCACCTCGGGAACCGACAGTATGGAAGTGACATACGAAAAGACGATATGGCAGAGGCGTTTGACCGGGCGATCGACGTTGCCGTAGACGAGAATGTCGATGCAGTCATTCATACTGGCGACTTGTTCGATAGTCGAACGCCCTCACTGCCCGAGGTCACCCGCTGTATCCAGACGCTGCGGAAACTCGAAGAGGCCGATATTCCGTTCTATGGCATCGTCGGGAACCACGACAGCAAGATGGACGAACAGTGGCTCGACCTCATTCACGAGACAGGGACTGCTGAGCGACTGTCTCGTGAACCGACGATAGTTGGCGGCGACGTCGCCGTATACGGTATCGATTCGGTTACGAAGCCTTCCTGGCACTCGAAGGACTTCACCCTCGAACCGCCGGAGGACTCAGACGCGTTCACGCTACTCTGTATGCATCAACTTCTCGCACCGCCGATTCCCGGGTCGGAGGAATTCATAGCCGATCACTCGGCCGAGGAAGTTCTCGACCGCGTCGGGATCGACTTGGACGCGCTAGCTCTCGGTGACTACCACAAGCCCGAAGAGGACGTCGTCAATGACGTTCCGGTCTGGTACGCCGGCTCGACTGAGCGCTGTAGTCTCACAGAAGAAGAACCGCGGAGCGTGAGTCTCCTCGAGGTCGAAGACGGCTCGATTCGACGGCGGAAGCGCGAACTGGACACGCGGGAGTTCGCCCCGATCTCGATCGAGTTCAGCGAGGGCGACGCACACAGTCGACTCAACGATGTGCTGGACCAGTACGATCTTAAAAACAAAGTCGGACACATAACCCTTCGAGGCGAACGCACCGCTCTAACCTCGAGCGACGTCTACAGCGCCGTGATGGATCGTGGTGCCGCAGTCGCCAAAATCAACGACGACCGTGGCCGGCAGGAACTCAATCTTGGTGACGGTCCCGAAGGTGACATTCAGAACCCAGATGAGATCATCGACGAACAGATCGCCAACGAGAACCTGAGCGAAACTGCTCTCTCGATTGACGAACGGGTTCGCGGCGACGAAGGACTTCCGAACAGCAAGGACGGCGTCGCCGACGAAATCGAGGAAGACATCAAACAGGCTCAGAAGGAGGCCTTCAGCGACGACAGGGCCGACTCCGCTGAGGAGGTGGCAGAATGA
- a CDS encoding HD domain-containing protein, with translation MNNLEEAIRIAVDAYEGQEDKAGATYIRHPLRVMEQMDTERERTVAVLHDVVEDSDYELAEIEDRFGREVRVAVDALTKREDEDYMEFVERAAQNPIAARVKMADIEDNMDLTRLDSVTDSVMDKQRLYHKAWQQLRNVVDTSE, from the coding sequence ATGAACAATCTCGAGGAGGCCATTCGCATCGCGGTTGACGCATATGAGGGGCAGGAAGACAAGGCAGGAGCGACCTACATTCGCCATCCGCTCCGCGTGATGGAGCAGATGGACACCGAACGAGAACGGACTGTCGCAGTGCTCCACGACGTCGTTGAGGATTCTGACTACGAGTTAGCAGAGATCGAAGACCGGTTCGGCCGCGAGGTCCGTGTTGCCGTCGATGCCCTCACGAAACGGGAAGACGAGGACTATATGGAGTTCGTCGAGCGGGCGGCTCAGAACCCCATCGCGGCACGCGTCAAGATGGCGGACATCGAGGATAATATGGATTTGACTCGTCTCGACAGTGTAACAGACTCGGTGATGGACAAACAGCGCCTCTACCACAAAGCGTGGCAGCAACTCAGAAACGTCGTCGACACGTCCGAATAA